Below is a genomic region from Eupeodes corollae chromosome 1, idEupCoro1.1, whole genome shotgun sequence.
ATCACTTGACTTATTTGGCAAAAGAATTAACGGTGCTAAATTCTCAGTCAGTCTCACCAAAATTCCACATTAAAAAGCTAAGCACTGTTTTAATGTAGTTTgaggtgtattttttttttgtctaactGCTTTTAACAATCATTAACTATTGTCGTTTCTAAACGTTTAGATACACTTAACGCAAAAAGTCTACGTACAGCAccctattttaagtttttttttataaaaaaaaggactgtGTTAATGTAAAAACCAATgtggtaacattgaaaaaaatagttagttTCCATCTTCACCCTtttaggaaattaaaaaaattgtgattgtgattttcaaaaacccgtttttaatatattgttatagtaaatattttatctcgaatcattaaaaagaaagctgctgtacggagactttttagACTAtgttacattattttttatatttgtaacaATAAGACATCATCACGTCGTTCCTAAGCTCAATGGCATAATTaacgtttaaataaaatacaattacttatgtttttaaattcactttgtAGGTTATTAAAACCTTGATAACCTTAAATATAGTTCCTTCCCCCCTTACACTGGCTTActtttaaccattttaaagttttaaacatatATATATGCTCGGGAGATGAAATTGAAAACGTTAGACAATCAAAGTAAATGATTTACTTACAAAcaaggaattatttttttttgtttgttttagaagaaaacattgaattttaaagtaattcCTAATATAAATCGAACtagatttgaaaaataacagACCTCTGACGATTAGAAGCAAGTTCGGTGCTTAGATAAAAGATACCATGGCAATCTAAcaaccaaattttcaatttgggaagacacattttttgatttgatattaaaaaagtgtatatCGCACTTTCCAAACCCCCCAATCGACTATGAAGCCAATTCAACTGGTGTTACAATTGTAGCCATATTTATCTGAAAATGTTACGTGCAAAATTTAAGCGAATTTCCTTTCAAACCATGTTTAGTAGCggatttttctttaacttaaaCGTTTTTAAGGACGAGGATCACTCGTTATCACTCTTTGAATTGTAGAGAAGCTCACTTTACCACGGAAGTTTGATGTAATATTTGAAACCGAGTTATGAAAGATCCATGCTTCCTCAAAATTTAACAGATATAACTTTTTGACTATATTTTTGGCTATTGTAATTATtttggaacgatcacatacgcgttGTTGCCAAAAACAGCCGacagatgtttgggttttctaggacgatgcaagaagtttttctccccctctgatctggctgttatttacaagacttataaacgtctaaagcttgagtataactcccatatctgggctggtgctcctgcaacttacttaagcctcttggatagtattgaacgtagagcatttagattgattggtgatattaccatcataagatcatttacgtcacttgaacatcgtcgaaatgtttcttctctagagaaatagccaggtGCCAGGTAAAAAGTTCAACCGTAGTTCTCGCGCTTCTAGCAATGccaatgctcatcagtataccctcgagcccaacttcggtcgtactatgcgaatgtggaatgccttgccacactctgtctttcccagctattgcaatattcaggaattgaAAACCAATGTGCAACGACATCTCCTTTAAACCCTCCTCTCCCTTTtgtagtgctcacactgtgtctacataataaagGTAGTATAttcctttgagtgtgcgcttattataaacaaatttaataatataattttggatTTCTCTTGAACAGTTAATTATACAACTTTCACCtatattatttgaaatagaCAACTTGAGCTCcaaaaaatgtgttgttttttagaaaaagcaCTTACAATTGATTTTCATGTGCTAAATTGATgacatatttttcatttgaaaaaaagccCTCCGAAATTTGAACTGTTTCATTTTTCCTTGAATTCTTTCATAAGCTTTAAACTTCAGGAGATATTTGCGGTCTACTATTGATGTTTGCagtaaaaaagtataaatattattaaaatcgtTTAACTTGACGAAGCAGATAATTAGaaacgtatattttttttttgttacatagGTACACAACGCGTCATCAGGTTAGCACACACTCTCGCGTAACTGATTCCAACCAAACTAAATGAGCtaagatttttatattatttcttatttattgccgtttaaatttttagttaaataaaacaagcatttttattCTTccgttttttaatattgttttaatttttttttagaaaacacaaaaaattacaattcaaTTTGAGTCATCAAGTTAGCACAtatcacttttttaattttgtttgaagctTTTAAGCTTAGAACTTATTTCTTAACTTATGCATTTAATAGTGTGTAGATCATCCCTTGTTGACAATGACCTCCTAGATTCTATTGGAAAGCGACTCATACAATTTTCCAAGGACATGGATGACCAAGAGCGTTTAACGCCTTCGATTAGTTCTGGTTTGTTGAATATTGTGTCCGAGACTCATAAACTTTACGAGCAAGCAACCCCCACACGTTTTCTATTATATTAATGTCAGGCGAGTAAGGCTAAACTTACATTTTGTCCCTCAATCCATGTCTTAACGACCCGGGATGTGTGGATCGGAGCGTTGTCGTGTTGAAAATGACATGGTAAGTTTCCaagcaaatttttgaaatgtagaAAAGCAATTTCAAGTACGTTTTTGTATGTACCATTCatatttgctgtcaaaaactgtAAGACGCACGTACCATAGTAGTAGTAGTGGCTCCCCACACCATCACACCCCCACCCGACTATGAAGGCGATCCAACTGGTGTTCCTCCTTGCGAAGATCGTGAAAGTAGAAATTGTATCCGTCTGGACCTTCCAagttaaatttcttttcatCAGAAAAGACAACGTAGCGCCAATCAGAACTATATGACATGTGCACTCGTGCAAAATCCAATCGCATTGCCTTTCGAGCCACGTTAAGTGGGGGTTTCTTCTTCAGTTTAAGTCGTTTTAAGTGTTGGGCATTCCTTATCACTCTTTGGATTGTTGATAAACTCGCTTGAACACCTACATTTGCTCTGATCTTTGCTGCCGAGTTGTGAGAGTTGGATGCTTCTCTCAAAATTGCTCTTTAATCAGTCTTAGAAATCACTCTATTATTACcgcctttattatttttttcatatcttGACTTCTACcgatttttttcgatattgcACTTATTGACAGCCTTGAATCCTTGTAGGCTTTAATTTTAGCTTTCTCTTGCACAGATAATGATTTTTTCCTTAcccatattaattttaatacaccACTTAAGCAGCAACAAAAAGGCGGTTAGCCTGAGTATTTGTTAGCCAATTTTGAGGGGTGCTTTGGATCATTATCCTGCATGAACTCCCATTTGATTGGCACCTCCTCTTCAGTTAATGTTAGAATAACAGAATTTAAGATGTGGACATAATCCATAACGCACATCTTACCTTTGATCCAAAATATTGGACCTACACCTCAAATCATTATATTCCCACCACCGTGCTTCACTGTCTTCTTTGTGTATATTGAGTTAAACTTCTTGTCTTTTGGACTTCtcacatacatttttctatCGGAAACACAAATGTTGATATTCGTTTCATCTGACCACAAAACGTAATTCCAATAAAAACGGTGTAggtaattgtttgttttcaaagggAAGTCTTTGTACCTATAATGTTTTGCTTGggtaaaaaattacacttttcgtAGACTTTTACCTTGGCCGATAACCTATAAAAGATTCTAATTTCATTTGTAGTTATCTTTCTGGCGTGGaggttttgtttaacgttttcaattactccaaactttttgaaatgacgaagGGCATTCTAACAACTTAGAAATGTCTGTTACCGTCCGCCCTTTTAACTTCATTTTCACGATTAGACTTCTTTTTCCTATTAGCACCATTTTCCTTTTACCATGACTAattaggttttttaatttttttaatatagatcattaaagcaatatttaattatctcaaaaattattattttctttttaaaaaacacaaaaacactctttgattgcaaacgggctaaatttatgtccagctaaaaacacgcaaatcacaaacaatcttgAGTTTTCGGAAAAcagtattttacttttcaatcatttacatatttttatgacCATATAAGGTAGTCATTGTAACAACATACAAATGAaccgttacttgcaagtaataaCGAATTGAAAGCAGAAAAATACTTGGTACTCTTTttaatgtgctaaattcgtgtccaccactgtttataaaattttggttttcaattaaCCTGTTGCCATTTCATAAGATATTAGAAATATCTACATACCTATAAACAGTTGCATTCTAAGCGTTCAGAAGCATTTTTAGGCATGCAAGGTATATTCTTGTAGATGTTTATAGGTACGAAGGTACCCTTTCATTTTGTTTGCAACgagagaaaacataaaaatgtagtAATATTCTAACGATTTAATTTAATGCCTACATAGCTAGCGagacaaataaatataatgctTACAAAATCGAGCTAAATTTATTGACAGAAATAAATTGTAAGTAGCattgtatgaaaaaaatcaagtattcaaattttttctgAGACTGCTCAGATCTACATAAGTGATGTCATTATcgagcaaaatttaaaaaccagaATCTCAACTACTTTTTGGTTGTTGACGTTTTTTATTGGTCATCTCATCTTCATAAATGTACCTATACAAActctgaaattttaattttgaaatgaaatcaaGAAGTAGTTACCTCTCCTAAAGAAATGTCATTCTATTGAGTTAAGAAAGCTATCAACTTGCTAGacattttattgagtttttataGGTAATATTATGAAGACTTTAATGATCTTGAAAGATTGATACATTaaactaattaatttattataggatttatattttgttagatGTACCTATTCAGTATTCAGAAACTTCGAATCGTGTTTTGAACGTTTCTTAATATCTGTAGGTACCTAAAGATAAGAatcattacaaaaactttatgCAATCTTTTTGCTCTTAAAATATTACCATTTGagtaaaatgataatttttaatttgtatctgaatttaaaaaatttcatacaatttgAGGTCCAAATTCCtattcaaacaaacaacaaaattaaaaaaacttctaCGATTGACTGCAcacaaaaattcttttcttcGTCATCctcttttacaaaacaaaacagagaAAACGGAACTGACACAATCCGGAGCCGGAGCCGATTGCCGAACGAACGAAAAATACACAACCAAACCAGAAACAAGGGAGATATACATAAAGTTagataaataatatcaaaaaaaaaataaacaaaaataataaaaaggagcaaggcaaaagagGTAAGTGAGtgagtgaatttgtttttgtttgtatattccGCTACATAACAAgagaaactttaaatttatgttcCACGAGGGGGTGGGCggataaaaaaaagaggaaaggaGTGGAATTTCTTCTAATGGAATCGAAAAATGCCGTACACATGAAATCATCGTCGTTTCATCAGATCCAACATCCAAccgaaaccaacaacaaaaaccaacgAAACGAAAACGAATCAACGTATAACGTCCAAACGTCTCGCGTCAGCCTCACCTCCATTCTATAACACCGCTATCCGCTGCGCTGTGACTCGAAGCGACACAACTCTACAGCTACTCCACACACTTTACACTTATGTGTTATTCACTTCTGCTTCCTCTATCCTCTTCGTCGTTGTGGTTGTCGTTcttttcgtcgtcgtcgacgtcgtcgtGTCTTTCCTCCTTCTTTCTCGAGATGATGAAAATTGCAACACAAAGGGGAAAAACATGAAAATGATAATTTCTTGTCGtttcctacttttttttttgtatttcttcaattcaagcagacaaatatttgttgtttaatttttatatttctatcgAATAATAAGAttattcgtaattttttttattattttaaaaaactaacaaaaaaggCACTGTTTCACTTTAATTAGATtctgcatttttaattatttttcttttgcttcttctttcaataaaatgcagcaacaaaacttttttccatctcactttttaatttatattgaacACTTTTCTTTCAAtcgaaattcttaaattttaattaaaaaaaaaaaagacagaaaTACCCCGaaattcttcaaattcaaaCACTGGAGGAGGAAAGAAGGCAAAAGGCATATACACGATCGATCTACAcggaaaatacgtttttttctcTTTCCCTCGACTCCACACTCAATTTAGGCACATAATTGGTATTAATTAGTTCTATTCTCAATAAGGCGATCAATTGAATAGAATAGACATAAACCATAAACCCAAAAAGAAAACAGGAAAAACTATTAAATCCGTTATCTTATCTAAAACATTTCGATTTCGGTATAAAATGGTTTTTACAATAAACAAATCGAGTTGTATTATAAATTGAGATGAGAAACTATATAATTGGGAGAAATTTCCCCGCGACGAGCGACGGACGAAGTTAAAGTACACTTTAGAAATTCCaatatatttcagaaaaataaaagaaaaacacaccGAGAGCAAACGAATCCGACGTACGTAACCAGCGAATGGGCGATATGGACTGTATCTTGTCTCTTTTCCGTCAAATTGGATGGTTTTGTGGAACGAgacgttttcttcttcttcttttttttgtttttgttttgaattttttttcgttgtatGATTTTCACTCAAAATTTTGGAACCAAAGAAACCACTCACAAAaaagtaattacaaaaattcACTGTATTTTGTTGGACATGCGCGAAcgagtaatttttttgtttcttctttttcccCTTCCTCTGCTTCTTCTAGTTGGGTTCAATGTTTACTGTTTcgaaaaaaggaaattgaaccTTTGGTTTTAATTCATAGTTTTTCCAGGCGATGGATTGGATAAGAAGTtgatatttaatgttttaaaatgagtTACACAAGAACTGGatggatttttaaagaaattggtgttttttaaatgaaatttgtaaatgaaaaatatcaaaaatcacTGGTTTATAACTGAAACTAAAACATCCAACAAGTGTACAGTAGGGCGGCCATATTACTTCTGAATGAGTGAAAgacaaagaattttatttacacAAAATGAATATGCGATTGTCTCGCTCCGTCTTTACAAGTTTCATATGAGTTTTGCTATTCCATGGTTGGGGCGTAAGGAATGCTAGAAGGAATATATTTACAGGGTGATATAGCTTAAGGCTCAACTAACCGATTTTGCAATAAGAGgtttaatatttataagaacgagtaatttttaaagagaaatcaaTGTATGTTTAGCTTAATGGGAAAGATATGCCTTTAACCAATTTGCATACTTACAGTCATCGATAACTTTACTGTTTCCAATCCAATGTGGGGTATTGGCTTCGACCATATTTTTCATATGTCCCCGAAAACATATTACTTGAAATTCTTGACTTTTGTCTTAAAGAAAACGATTGTCTTCAAGACCAAGACACCatttacaaacaaatgtttGGGATGCCAATGGGCAACCCGCTGTAGCCGACGTTTGTCTTGCTTTCAAATCAAGCAAAACACTTGACCAATGTTTTACTAAACATTACAAAATTAACTACAATGAATGAACCGTGCAACCTATGTTATATTGggactaaaaaaaacaactttttagaCAACACATTTCTATTATATTCTGAAAAGACAGCTTTGGCTAATCACAGCACTATAAAATCGGTCATactcaaaaatttgaaagcGTTCAATTTCTGCAGAAAGAAAAACATGTTTCTCAATAACAAAAACGACGTGAAACGAAAGAAGACACACAAATTGGTTCAAGCTCACTTTTAAAGCTCACTTTCTTAGAGTGGtatgcaaaaaacaaaatacagagACCGAGATCGATCTCAAGCTGTAGGTTCGAACTCAATGTGTTGAGATCTATCTCTCGACGAAAGCTCTATGTGATAAAGTTCTAAAAGATGAGCAAACGCTCGATTGCATGAGATCGATCTCAGAAATTGTTGAGGATGGGTTTTTCTTACTCAGTTGATATTCAACTATCAAAATGGACGAGTTTCTGAATAATTTTGATACAAATagtgtttataaaaatggaaGATGTCAAATTGGTAATTGTATAAATTTAGTGAAACAGGTGTGCAATTATTAACATATGAGTTTTTGACCCAACCCTGCAAACACGCGATGGTGCTTTGACTCAGCAAGAAAAAATGAGGATTTTTCTGCGTTATGTATTAGATCCTGGATTTCAAAGCGGTGTTGATGAAGACATTAGTATCAATCAATCAACGATATTTAGGGTGGTACAGCAAGTCGCATCAAAAATTGCAAGGCGTGGAACTGATTAGATCATGTTTCCACAAACTTCTGAAGAAATAGAAGAGCCGCAAAATGTATGGAGCAGTAAGTATGAGTTTCCTTACGCCATTGGTGCTCTGGATTGTACACATGTACACTGTAATACTGCTCAATAAATGTATAAGCTACGTGCAACGCGGATGAAAAATGTACAAGAGAACAAGCATCAAAATAAGCAATTCTCTTTCCCAGtctttaagaattattttcttatttccagtatttaaaaaaaaaattaatttgctttTTAAGTGTGACTTaatatttgacaattttgtagTAGGTAATTTTTTTCACTTATGTCCAagccaaaattgtttttaaatgcttctatgaTTTTAAGAATAGCGCTTCTTTTTCTTACCTTTAAAACTATTAACTGTGACCTCTCctgtaaaactttatttagtgTAGTTACTATATATCAACTAAGATGGTCGgctttattgtttataattacacTTTCATTTTCGCTTTCTGAAGACATTTTTCCTTCTTGACTCGGCTGACCTCACAGAAGCTACTGTTTTAACTATAGCGCAAGTGCATACAAAGAGCTTTGATATCTGTCTCATATCAGAGCTCTAGAGAGTGGACTCgtttttttgcatatgaaactGAGTCCGAAACTGAATTCTTGCCGAAAGTTTGGGAATGTAAATGTAACTTAATTTCCTCATTGCAAAAATTACAGCGACCAAAAAAACAGACGGAAAATTATGTTTCCAAATATTACAGTAATTACACAAATTGGTCAAACAATTAAACTAACACGAAGAAAAAAACCTAAAGATATTAAAGCACAAGATCTTGGAGGCTAATTGAAATCACCACTACGAGAAATAACAATGTCagaaaacttttcttcaaaaattgttcaaaataaacgtcatcaaatatctttcaattaTAGAcgtacaaaaaattgtaaccaTAACTCGGCAGCACAATCCATTCCCCTGTCTAATCACACCAGCATCCATCCCAAAAACCGGAACAAACAGTGACACTATGgagaggttaggttaggttaggttagagtggctgtctagatatcattgacacacgtagacctcaagggtccattgtgataccactaatgaggttactcatgggagtaatgaatttaaacaaaccattttgtgcttttaataaagttagagagacgttttgtgtcaatatttgccagttcactggtattatcgaagaagggattaccgagaaagtaattccttctaatggagagtgctggacatgtacatagaaggtgttggactgtttcctcttcctcctcgtccatgcagcttctacagaagtcatttgtgtagacccctagcctcagagcatgtctacctatgaggcagtgtcccgttattactccaattgtagagcttatactttgtctgcttagtgatatcaagccttttgaccgttttaagtcaatacttggccatatttgcttggttgccaggcaggtggtactttgtgaccatctagtatttgttgtttctaaagcatattgcttgagaagatatttgcatgtagcaagacACTATGGAGAGACTTTTCAACAATCGTTATGTGATTTTCCGGGCTCTAAATGCTACTATTCTGATTATTAAGTCTCTGAAGTGAAAATAGCCTATTCCTGAAGAtaatttttgaggaaaatccAGAATAATTGTTAGCATTTAAAGGACACAATTACAAGGCTTCAGATCGGTGTTTGCTGAAGTTTGATAGAGTTATTGCAAAATACGGTGTAATTTCATTTGTGGAACTTGTTATGTTTTACAGAAACCCATGTGCTAGAAGACCACCCaacagttttaaattatttaaactataaCTACAAGTACGTAAAATGATCGTAGTGAATTTTAACCATTTCAGTGAGATTTTacttattaaatgtcaaaatatgaaagATGTCCAAAagcgacatttttaaaatgaaaaatcttattggaaaacagCTTAGAAAGAATAAATGAATTGCgaattattaaaactatttgttttgaaaaaaaaacacgcaacaatttaaaaactgtcTAAACAAAAGACGCAAACGTGTCTATTAATATCtaatgaaaaaatacaaaacaaactgaAATTTTTAGCGGAATAATTAACACAAATACAACATGGTCCTTAATGTCTTCTTAATGATTGCAACTCCCTCTAAAGCCACTTACAAAACTTCTCACAAATGTCAAACAGAACAGAAAACTTTTCGATATTTTGCTTCATCTTCAGAACAGAAGGCCATTTCTTGTTTTCTGATTTTACATCAACTTTTTGgtagttaaataaaacaattctattcaattgttatttaaaaagtatacctcaaaacatatttaatatgAGTTCAGGATTTGTAACTGAAACCGAAGCAGCTGAAGCACGTAAACGTCGACAAGAAGAATGGGAAAAAGTTCGCACACCAGACCAGCCGCtgggtttgttttatttttcttcatctttctactCCTTTATAAACTTGGATAATTaatgtattttcttatttgattgaatttataatttagaACGTCCTGAAGAGCCCTACGACAACAGAACACTCTATGACAAACTTAAGGACCAGAAAATGCAAAAAGATTTGGAATACGAGGAGGCACATAAACTTAGTAACAAAATGCGTTcaaactaaaacttttttttgactatatgattttttgtatattaaagaaAATCTCATTCGTGGATTGGACGATGATGAAGTTGAATTTCTGGACCTTGTCGATAGGACTAAAATGAACAAAGAGAAACTTCAAATGCAGGAAGAAGCTAAAGAACTGCGAGAATTTCGAGAGCGTGTTGCTACAGTTCAAGAAGAATCTATTGATAAAGTGAGTATACTTCCTGTAGGCCAGTCCAAGCACCAACCTATCTCAATTTTCATTTGGTATTTATAGAAAATCCAATCAGAAATAGGTAAGTCCAAACCTAAAACACCACATGCCAGTAACTCTTCGTCCAGACAATCGCAAAAATCACTTATGGGTGCGGTAGTGAAACGCAAAAATGGTGAATCCAATGCTGTGTTACCTAAAGTCGCTAAAACTGAGACCATTTCAAAGAGTCCCAAGAAAGCCGAAGAGGTGGAACCTGACAATGACCCAGAGCCCAACAAACTGCCTATAAGCATTACAACAAATCAATTTGACAAGGGAAATTTCAAGTGTACAGCAATTCTACCCGGAATCGGTCCGTATAATGATACCAGCGACTCGGAGATGAGCAGCGATAGCGAAGATGAGCCACAGACATACACTCAATATGATTTGGTGGGTCGGAAGCGACAAAAGAGGAAAGCTGATCAACATGAGTAATGGTGGTTTAGAAACCTAGAAACTCAGAAATAATTCGTTTTAATAAagctttttcttcaaatatttgtttacttttatttttgtacgaaattGCTTGAGACTTTAGTAGTTCGGAGGACGCTTAAAGGGGTAAATCTTCAccataagaaaaagaaaaccaaacaaatttatatttaagtcattttattaaatcgaaatcgtacaaataaaaaaaaaggaaaatctaaaatcaaaagcTCATCGCGCACTGCCCCTCGACGTCTACGCCTTCTTTTTGTTTCGATTTCTGTTCTTAACATTTGTCGCTTCGTAGAAATTACTTCCGATCTTCTTTCTCTTAAGACTCCTCTCGGCGGCACGTTTCTCCTTCGATGTCATTTTCTTCAGTT
It encodes:
- the LOC129939412 gene encoding PSME3-interacting protein, coding for MSSGFVTETEAAEARKRRQEEWEKVRTPDQPLERPEEPYDNRTLYDKLKDQKMQKDLEYEEAHKLKNLIRGLDDDEVEFLDLVDRTKMNKEKLQMQEEAKELREFRERVATVQEESIDKKIQSEIGKSKPKTPHASNSSSRQSQKSLMGAVVKRKNGESNAVLPKVAKTETISKSPKKAEEVEPDNDPEPNKLPISITTNQFDKGNFKCTAILPGIGPYNDTSDSEMSSDSEDEPQTYTQYDLVGRKRQKRKADQHE